GCGGGCATCCTGGCCGTACCGCGCGGCCAGACCGAGGCGGCCCGCAGCCTGGGCCTCAGCGGCGCGCAGACCATGCGGACGGTGGTGCTGCCGCAAGCCCTGCGGATCGTGGTCCCGCCCCTGGTGAACAACCTGGTCGCGCTGCTCAAGGACTCCTCGCTGGCCTCCTCCATCGCCCTGCTCGAACTCACGCTGGCGGGGTCGCGCGTCTCCAGCGAAACCTTCCAGCCGGTCCCCGTCCTGACCACCGTGGCCTGCGTCTACCTCGCCCTCACCACCGTGATGACGCTCTTCACGGACCAGCTCGAAAAGCGGGTGAAGATCGCGACGCGGTAAGCGGTCAGCCGTCAGCAAGAACAGGCCCCCAGCGCGCTCGGCTGGGGGTTTTGCTGATCACTGATGGCTGAGAGCTGACGGCTCCTACACCGCAGGCACCACCGGCGGCCCCTCCTTCCGGCTCCCCGCCTTCTGCCAGAAGTACACGGCCGCGATCAGCCCCAGGGCAGCGAGGTTCCACAGGATGTGTGTGGGGATGATCAGGATGAAGGACGCGACCAGCAGCAGCAGCATCTGGAAGACGTTGGTGCGGCGGTGCAGGAAGCGCAGCGTGGCGGCGCTGAAGGCCACCAGGCCGAGGAACGCGAACAGGATCATCGGGATGGCCTCGGCCCAGGGCAGGCCGCCCAGGCGACCGTTGGCGATCAGGAGCAGCGACGGGTTGAAGAACATCATGTAGGCCAGCAGCGCCGTCCGCAGCTCGTACTGGAACGCCTGAATGCCCGTGGCGACCGGATTCCCGCCCGAGATCGCGGCGGCGGCGAAGGCGGCCAGCGCGACCGGCGGCGTGGAGTCGGCCATGATCCCGAAGTAGAAGACGAACATGTGGACCGGGAGCATCTGCGCCGGGTTGGTCGCGTCCAGCCCGGCAATCTTGGCGACGATGGGCACGATCAGCGCGCTCATCAGGATGTAGTTCGCGGTGGTGGGCAGGCCCATCCCCAGGATCAGCGCGATCAGTTGCGCCATTAGCAGCACGACCAGCATCGCGCCGAACGTGGCGACGGCGGTGGCATCCACGCCCGGCAGCAGGCCCGCCACGCCTGCCAGGAAGGACCGGAAGCCCTCGCTGACCAGTTGCACAATGTCCGCCAGCCCGAAACCCAGCCCGGTGATCGTCACGATCCCCACGATGATCCCGGCGGCCGCGGTGGCGATGGCGATGCCGATCATGCTCCTGGCTCCAGCCTCGAACGCCTCGATCAGCATCCGTGCGGCGTCGAGCAGCCCGCGTCCGACGGTGCGCCCGTCGCGGCTGGCCCGCCACGCCTCCTGCACGAACATCATGGCGATCATCAGGAAGATGGTGTTCAGGGCGATGCGCTCGGGCGTGGCGTCGGGGTTGACTGTCAGCGTGCCGATCAGGTAGACCAGCGGAATCAGGTAGTACCAGCCCGAGAGCAGCGTCCGCCGTACACGCGGGAGTTCGCTGCGGGGCAGGCCGCGCAACCCCAGTTTCAGCGCCTCGATGTGCGTGACCACCAGCAGCGCCGCGTAGCACAGGAAGGCGGGCACGGCGGCGGCCAGGATCAGGCTGCGGTACTCGATGTTGAGGTTCTGCGCCATGATGAAGGCGGCGGCCCCCATCACCGGGGGCATCAGTTGCCCGTTGGAACTGCTGGCGACCTCGATGGCCCCGGCCTTCTCCGCCGAGTAGCCGACCCGCTTCATCGTCCCGATGGTGATGTTCCCGCCGGTCACGACGTTGGACACCGCCGAGCCGCTGATGATGCCGTTGAGCGCGCTGCTCAGGACGCTGGCCTTGGCCGGGCCGCCCCGGAAGCCGCCCAGCAGCCCCTGCGCCACGTTCATGAACCACTCGCCCGCGCCCAGCTTGTCGAACACCGAGCCGAACAGCACGAACAGAAAGACGATCTGCGCGCTGACGCCGATGGCCGTGCCAAAGATGCCCTCGGTGTTGGCGAACAGTTGCCCGACCACCTGCGGCCAGGTCTGCCCGGCGTGGAGCTGAAGCTGCGGCCCCAGGTCGCCCCGGATCAGCCCGCGCGGTCCGGTGAGGGCGTACAGCATGAACACCCCCGCCACGATGGGCATCGCGATCCCGATGGTGCGCCACGCGGCCAGCAGCAGCAGCACGACCATCGCGCTGCCCACCCACACGTCCGTGTTGTTCAGCACGCCGCCCTGCACGTTGGCAATGGTGGGGTACTGGGTGATCAGGTAGACGGCGGTGCCGACCGCCGCGGTGCCCAGAATCCAGTCGTACCACGGCACGCCCACCTGCGGCTCTCCCGGCGTCTTGCGGAAGGGGAAGACCAGATAGGCCAGGGCAAACGCGAAGGCCAGGTGCGTGGCGCGCAGCAGCAGGGTGTCGATGGTGCCCACCTGCGCCGCGTACATCTGAAAGAGGCACCAGGCGATGGCGATAACTGTCACCAGGCTCTTTTGCCAGCCGTACAGCTTGCGCCCGCCCGTCTCGGCCGCCTCGACCATTTCCAGGGCGCGTCTCTCGCCCTCGGTCATGCCGCTGTGGTCGAGGGCCGGGTCGCTGGAGACGGGTCTTGTCGGATCACTCATAGCTGACTCATTCCTTCTCTCGAAAAAAGGAGCCAGCCGCCGTGATGCGCGCGGGCTGGCCCCTCCTGGCAGGCCTGGGGCCGATTACTTGACGTTGATGCCCTTTTCCTTGAAGAACTTCAGGGCGCCGGGGTGCAGCGGGGCGGGCAGGCCCTTGACCGCCTTCTCGTAGCTGAAGCTGGCGAGGCTGGGGTTCAGGGCTTTCAGTTCCGCCTCGTTGCTGAAAATGGCCTTCATGGCCTTGTAGACGGTGTCGTCGGGGACATTGGTGGTCGTCACCAGCGTGGCCTGCACCGCCACGCTGGGCACGGTGGCGCCGATGCCCTTGTAGCTGTTGGCGGGGATGTTGTGGCGCACGTAGAAGGGGTACTTCTTGATGAGCGCGGAGGCCTGGTTGCCGCTGACCGGCACCAGCTTCACGTCCACCGTCTGCGCGATCTGGCTGATGGCGCTGGCCCCCACGCCGACCGTGTAGAAGAGGGCGTCAGCGCGCTTGTCCTGCATCAGCGAGATGCCCTGGGCAGGGGAGACACGCAGCGCCTGCCCCAGGTCGCCCTCATTCAGGCCGTAGGCTTCCAGCACCTGCTTGGCGGTCTGTTCGGTGCCCGACCCCAGGTCACCGATCACCACGCGCTTGCCCTTCAGGTCAGCCATCGAGTTGATTCCCGCGTCCTTGCGCGCCACCACGTGCAGTACTTCCGGATACAGCACGGCCATCGTGCGGAGCTTGCTGTTCGCCTTGCCCTGGAAGGCCTGGAGGCCAGTGCCCTTGTAGGCGTAGTACACGATGTCGTTTTGGGCGATGGCCGCGTCGAGTTCGCCGGTGGCGAGCGCGTTCACGTTGAAGACGCTCCCGCCCGTGCTGCGGGCATTGGCGCGCACGCCTCCCCCGGCGTCGTTGATCATCTTGGCCATGCCGGTCGCAACCGGAAAGTACACCCCGGTGGTGCTGCCCGACCCGATGGTCAGAAAGGCGGTGCCCTGCGCGAGGGCGACGGCGGCGGTACCGAGCAGCAAAACAGTGGTGATTCTTTTCATGCAGTCTCCTTCTGGCAACGGCGGAGCGTCGCCGGGTCGTGGCTGTGTGTGGTTCTGAAGCTTAGCATAGCCTCATCTTTGACTGCGCTTTCCGTCGTCCCTGCCTGGGCCGCAGGCCGCGCCAGAGCGTGTACACTCCGCGCATGACGCAAGCGGGACCGATCATCGTGGCGAAGGACGTGGAGAAGCATTTCGGGAGCTTCCAGGCCCTGCGGGGAGTGAGCCTCACCGTCCAGCCCCGCGAAGTCGTCGTCATCATCGGCCCCTCCGGCAGCGGCAAGAGCACCTTCATCCGCACCCTCAACGCCCTCGATCCCCACGACCACGGCTCCATCACCGTCGACGGTATCCCCCTCGACGGGCAGCGGCACCTCGACGAAATCCGCCGCGAGGTCGGCATGGTCTTCCAGTCCTTCAACCTCTTCCCCCATCTCACCGTCCTCGAAAACATCACCCTCGCCCCCACCCGTGTCCGCAAAACCAGCCCCGCTGAAGCCGAACAGCGTGCCCTGGAACTCCTGAGGCGGGTGGGGATTGAGGAACAGGCGCACAAGTATCCGGCGCAGCTCTCAGGGGGGCAACAGCAACGGGTGGCGATTGCCCGGGCGTTGGCGATGGACCCGAAGGTGATGCTGTTTGATGAGCCGACCTCGGCGCTGGATCCGGAGATGATCAAGGAAGTGCTGGATGTGATGAAGGAGCTGGCGCGGTCGGGGATGACGATGCTGGTGGTGACACATGAGATGGGGTTTGCGCGGGAGGTGGCGGACCGGATTTTGTTTTTTGACCGGGGACAGATCGTGGAGGATACGACGCCGGAAGCGTTCTACAACCATCCCCAGCACGAACGCGCCCAGGCCTTTTTAAGCAAAATCCTCGGCCATTAAGGGCAGGAGTGAGGGGTTAGGCGTCAGGAATTAGGGAAGTCCGAAATCCTAACGCCTAATCCCTCTTACGCATCCCGCCGCAACTTCCCGCACTGCCACCAGGCGGCGGCGAACAGCACCGCGCTCAGGACGAACACCACGCGGTAACCGGCGGCGTCAGCCAGCAGGCCACCCAGGACCGGGGCGAACAGCGCCGCGCCGACCAGGGTATTCAGCGTGCCGATGTAGCGGCTGCGGGCGTCCGCCGGGGCGAGATTCAACAGGTGGTTGGTGTGGCCCAGGTTGAAGCCTTGCAGGGCCACGCTGGACAGGATGAAGACCAGCAGGTACGCGCCCGGCGGCAGGTGCAGAGTCCCTACCGTCAGGGCCAGCAGCGGGGCCAGGCCCGCGAAAAAGGCCGCGTAGCGGATGATGCGCCGCGACCCCTTCCGCTCGGCCACACGCTGCCACAGGATGTTCGAGAGGGGCGCCGCCCCGGTCAGCGCCATCACGAACGTGCCCAGGGTGGCGGCCGGGTAGTGCAGGTCGCGCAGCGCGTAGACGGCGTAGAAGGGATCGCCCATGCTGGCGGCGGCCAGCAGCAGCCGCACGATCAGGAAGGCCCGGAAGTGCCGGTCCGCCAGCGTTTGCGGGATGGCCCGGACCTCCTCGCGCACCTTTCCGGGTGGGAGGGGCGGATCGGCGGGTTCCGTCACCCGCCCGAACACGCCGTAGCCGACCGTATAGGCGACGGTGCCCAGCAGGAAGATCAGCGCGTAGTTCAGCGGAAAGCTCAACCCCGACGCCAGAATCCAGCGCACCACCAGCCCGGCCCCGAAGGCCAGCAGCCCGCCGTAGAGGTTGCGGGTGCCAAAGAACCAGGCGCGCCGCCCCGGGGGCACGATCTTGCTCACGACCTCCAGAAACGGCAGCCCCGACACGCCCGAGGCCAGCGCGTTCAGCAGCATCGCCAGCACGAAGAGGGTCAGGCACAGCGCGGGTTGTCCGGCCAGCGTCGCTGCGATCACCACCATCGCCAGATACGTCAGCATCCGCACCAGCGCCGCCGAGCGGTACACCGGCAATTTGTAGGGCAGCGAGCGGACCCGCGCCGCCACCAGCAATTGCGGCAGCATCCATCCCCCTGCCGAGATGGCGGGCAGCAGCCCGATGATGGCATTGGGGGCTCCCAGCCGCGCCGCGAAGCCTGCCACCACCACAGACACACTCAGAAAGCCGTCCCCCAGGAAGACCAGCCACCCGTTCAGAATCCCCAGGCGTTCGTTGGGATTCCATCTGAGGCGGGCAGGACGGGCAACAGACACCCGAGCATTATGGGGAGTGTTGGCCGGGCCTGTTCAGGATGGAGAGACGGGTGGGGCAGAGGACAGAGGGCGCATGAAAGCCCTCAGCGCGGCCTGAATGCCTGCCCCCTCGCTACCCCGGCAACCGCAGCACGCCTTCCAGCGCGGCGTAGGCGTCGGGCCGCGCGAGGAAGACCAGCTCGTCGTCGGCGGTGAGGCGCAGTTCGGGGCGGGGGAGACGAACGGCGCCGTCGCGGACGATGCCCACGACCTCCACGCCCGGTGGCAGCGCCAGGACCGACAGGCGCGCGCCAAGCCAGCCGGGCGGCACGGCGCGGCGGTACAGTTCCTGTTCGGAGGCGAGCGGGGCGGGGCCGCCCTCCTCGGCGGGGGAAGGCGCGTGCAGGGGCGTGGCGGGCACTGCCGGGGCGCGGCGGGGGACGAAGCGCACGCCGTCGGGCAGCAGCGGCACACCTGCGTGAACGGCACTGGCAGCGCGTGAGCGGGCCTGTCCCGGCAGCAGCCCCGACTCCCCGCTCAGCACGTGCGCGAGGCCCGCCGTGAGCAGCGCGGCAGGCAGCAGGGCGTCCCCCCCCCAGGCAACGGCCAGCAGCGCCGCCGCGACCGGGGCATTCAGCGTGACAGTCAGGAAGGCGACGGCACCGATCAGGGTGGCGACGGTCGGGTCCACGCCCAGCAGGGCGCCCAGCCCCGCCCCGAGCAGGCCCCCCACACCGACCGAAGGCAGCACGCCCCCCCCAAACGCCAGCCGCGCGCCGAGGGCCAGCAGCAGCCAGCGCCACGCACCCGCCCCCAGGGCTTCCGGCCCCAGAAACCCCGACAGGCCCAGTTGCACCCAGCCTGACCCGTCCCCCAGCACGGCGGGAGTACTCCACACCGCGAGCGCCGCCGTGAGCAGCCCGAACGCCCCGCCCGCCACGGGCCGCCAGGAGCCGCTCGTCCACGTCTCCGGAATCACCCGGCAGGCGAGGAGAGAGGCCCACCCGGCCAGCGTGACCGCCAGCGCCACGCCCAGGAAGGCCGGGGCCTGCGCGAGGGCGGGCACGGGCAGCGCCTCCACGCTGAACAGCGGCATGAACCCGAAGGCCGCGCCATAGACGGCGTACCCGGTGACTGCGGCCAGCACGCAGGGCATCAGCACCTCGAACTCGAACTCGAAGCGTCGGTACAGCACCTCCGCAATTAGGACGGCGGCGGCGAGCGGCGCGTGCAGCACCGCCCCCAGTCCCGCCGCGGCCCCCGCCAGCGTGAGCGTGCGGCTTTCCACCGCGTCCAGCCGCGTCGCCTGACGCAAGAGCCGCGTGCCCAGTTGCCCGACCAGTGTGAAGGGCGCGTCCCGGCCCACCAGAAGGCCCGAGCCGTAGCCGAGCAGCGTGGCCGCCAGCGTCCGCCCCTGCACCGCCATGCCCGGCCACTGCCCCCGCGCGTGGTAGCCGCCCACCAGTTGGGCGAGCGGGTCGCCAGCTTCCCTCGGCACCAGCCAGGCATACGCCGCCCCGACCACCGGCAGCGCCAGCAGGCCCCAGGGCAGCGCCGTGCCAAAGGCCATCAGCAGGCCGCCCTCACCCGGCGTGCCGGGGGGCGAGTATCCAGTCACCTGCGCGCCCAGCTCCAGCAGCAGGTCCAGCCCCAGCCGCAGCAGGATGCAGAGGCCTCCCACCAGCGCTCCCAGCAGCACGCTCAGCACCACCAGTCGTCCGGTTTCCAGGCGAGTCAGGACAGCGCGGGGCAGCGGAGAACGCATCGGGGAGCATGGTAGCAGGGAGGGGGGAGGGATTAGGCGCTAGGGCTTTTGGGAAGGAGAGCGGAGGTGCTTACTGGCTTGAACAAAAGCCCAGAGGATTGACCGGACGCAAGGGCGGACTCACAGAACTGCTGGCAGAGGCGCAAGAAGTCGTGTGAAAGATTTGGGCGGTCGTACTCGTCAGGCAGGCTGGGTCAGGGAGTTTACGGCACACCGGTTCTTCGGCAGGAGTCCAGGTAGGGGTATTGCGCGACGTAGCGCTCTGGTGTGGAGTTCGCGGTGAGGACGTGCCGACGAGGATCAAGGGTGACTCGAACGGCCAGGCGTGGAGCCACGTCGAGGAGTGGCACGAGGTCCCGCCTGACGTTATGGGCGAGCGGCGGTTGATTCGTGAACACGGCCGCCCAGCCGCTTTGCGCCCCACCACTGGCATAGACCGCCTTGCCCGTGAAGTCCAGTCGTATGCAGTCGGCAAAATCAATGATGTTGTGGTCTGGATCGAACTGAGGGTACCAGAAGAGCTTGGCACTGTCGTTCACCCCGATGTAGGGCACCCCGTCGAACCAGCGGAGGGTGACCTGACCGTTGGGGTGCCCATTGACCTGCACCGTGTAAGCCGTCGTGATGTTGGCAGCGGGTGCCGTGGACAGGAGCAGGAAGCCAATGAGGGCTATGCCTTTTGATCGCCTCATTTTCAACGCTGTCCTTTTCCGCATCGCGTAAGTCCTCACCGCGCTCCTACTTCAAACGCCGCCGCGTCCTCTCCCGGCAAACTGAGGTGCAGCCACCCCCCGCTCACGCTGAGCTTGGCGTCCTGTCCCGTGAAGAGACTGCGGGTGACGGCCTGCGGGTCAGCCTTCAGGTCCAGGGCACTCAGGCGGACGCTGTAGGTCTTTCTGGCCTTGCCGTTATGCCAGGCGACCAGCACGCGCTCGCCCCCAGCCTCGCGGGTGAAGAGCAGCAGGTCGTCTTCCAGGCGGGTGGGCGTGGGCAGCAGTTTCTGGGTGCCGACACTGAGGGCGCGGCTGGCCTTGCGGACGGCGATGGCGTCACGGGCCGTCTCGAAGACCTGGCGCTCGGCGGGGGTCCACTCGTTCTCGAAGCGCATGTCGCGGCGGTTGTCGGGGTCGGGGCCGCCGCGCAGGGCGATCTCGGTGCCCTGCCAGATCACCGGCACGCCCCTGAGGGTCATCAAGGCGCGCAAGCCGTAGCGGGTGCGGGTTTGGGCCTGATCTTCGAACAGGCTGCCCTGGGCAAAGCGCGGAATGTCGTGGTTGTCCAGAAAGAGCGCCACCTCGCCGGGTCGGGGCAGTTCGTCCTGGCGGGCCAGCACGCTCGCCACCCGGCCCAGGCCCTGCCCGCCCATGATGCTCTGCTGCATAGCTGCTTGCAGACTGAAGAGGAAGAGGCTGTCGAGTCCCGCCCGCTGCCAGTCGGCCACCGTGCCCGTATCCGCCCCGTACCACTCGCCCAGTGTCCACGTCCCGGCGGCGCGGTCGCGGGCCAGCAGCTCTTTCAGGAACGGTGCCTCCACGTGCTTGATCGCGTCGTAGCGGAAACCGTCCACCCCCTGCTGCCGCCAGAAGTCGGCGTTGCCGCGCAGCAGCGTCCGCACCTCCGGATTCGACTGCTTCAGGTCCGGCAGGCCCGCCAGTGGACAGTCCACGTCCTTGTTTTTCTTGGCGTCACATTCGGCTTTTCCGTTGAACCACGCCGGATGTTCCTTCACCGCCGCCGCCTCGTAGCCGTAATGGTTGATGACCTGATCCAGCACGACGCGCATCTTTGCCCCGTGCGCTGCCTTCACGAAGCCGTCAAAGTCCGCCAGCGTCCCGAAGTGCGGGTCCACGTCGCGGAAGTCGGCGGGCCAGTAGCCGTGATAGGGCGCGGTGTCAAAACTGTTCGCCGCCTGCTGCCGGTAGATCGGCGTGAGCCAGACCGCTGTCGCCCCAAGTTTCTGAATGTAGGGCAGCTTGGCGGTCAGCCCCGCCAGGTCGCCGCCGTGCCAGGCGCGCGGATCGGCCCGGTTCACGCCCGCGTCGTTCGCCGCATTTCCGTCCGCGAACCGGTCGGGCATCACCTGATAGAGCACCTGGCCCTCGAAGGAGGGGAGGGCCGGTGAAGCCTGCGCGCCCGCCAGCGAGGCGAGCAGCGCGGCGAGGAGGGGGAGGCGGCGCATGGGGGACATGGTAGGGGGAGAGAACTTCTTGCGCTTCAGCTTAAGCTTTCCTTCTGCTCCCCGCTCCCTGCCCTCCGCTACCATCCGGTATGTCTGACCTCACCCGGCTTCCTCACCGCCTCGACCCGGCAAAACAGAGCTGCCGGGCGATCATTGAGACGCCCAAGGGTAGACGCAGCAAATTCGACTACGACCCGGAGTCCGGGCTGTTCGAGCTGGGCGGCCTGCTGGCCGAGGGGATGACCTTTCCGCTGGATTTCGGCTTCGTGCCCTCGACGCTGGGCGGCGACGGCGACCCGCTGGACGTGCTGGTTCTCACGGACGAGCCGACCTTTCCGGGCTGCCTGCTGACCGTGCGCCTGCTGGGTGTGATCGAGGCCGAGCAGACCGAGGAGGGCAAGACCGAGCGCAATGACCGCCTGCTCGCGTTGGCCGAGTCGTCTTTCCTGTACGAGAAGGTCAGGGATGTGGAGGGGCTGCCGGGCCGCGTGGTGGAGCAGCTCCAGCAGTTTTTCGTCAACTACAACGCCGCCAAGGGCAAGCAGTTCAAGGTGCTGGCCGTGCGCGGCCCCGAGCGGGCGGCGGAACTCGTACAGGAAGGCAGCGAGGCGCTCCGCCGCAAGCAGGCCGGGCAGTAGTCAGCCGGTATTTCTCACCCCCGCCGCGATCCCCTGGAGGCTGAGCAGCAGGGGTCGCTCGTACTCGTCCAGGCCGCCTTCGGCGCTGCGGGCGCGGTGCAGCAGTTCGACCTGAATACGGTGGATCGGGTCGATGTAGGGATTGCGGAGCTTGATGCTCTCGCGCAGGCGGGGTTCGTTTGCCAGCAGTTCCGCGCCGACCGCCTCCTGCACCAGCCGCACCGTCTCGTCGTAGGCCGCCCGGAGCTGCCCGGCCAGGCGGTGTTCGCCCGAGAGGCGCAGGTACTCCGCGAAGATCAGGAAGTCACTCTTGGCGAGGCTCATCTGCGCGTTGTCCAGCACCGTGCGGAAAAAGGGCCACTGGGCGTACATCTGCCGCGCGAGGTCGGGGCCGATTTCGCGCAGGCCTTCCGCGAGGCCGTACCAGCCGGGCAGATTGGCGCGGTTCTGGGTCCAGCTCATCACCCAGGGAATCGCGCGCAGGTTGCCCAGGGAGGGCGCCCCCGGACGGCGGACGGGCCGCGAGGCGATGTTCAGGCGGGCGATCTCGTGGATGGGCGTGACCGCCTCGAAGAAGGGCAGGAAGTCGGGGTCGTGGACCAGGGCGCGGTAGGCGGCAGCACTCGCCTCTGCGGCGCGGGTCATGGCTGAAGTCCACTCGGCGGGCGGATTCCCGGCGGGGCGGGCGGCGGCCAGCAGCAGGCCGTAGAGCGCCTGTTCCAGATTGCGCCGCGCCAGGACCGGGTGACTGTACTTGTCTGCCAGTGCCTCGCCCTGTTCGGTGATGCGGAGGCCCGCGTCAATCGTCCCGGCAGGTTGTCCCAGGATCGCCCGCGACGCCGGGCCGCCCCCCCGCCCGATGGAGGTGCCGCGCCCGTGGAAGAAGCGCCAGGGGATGCCCGCGCGGCGGCACACGTCGCTGATCTTGCGCTGGGCCTCATGGAGCGCCCAGTTGGCGGCCAGAAAGCCCGCGTCCTTGTTGGAGTCGCTGTAGCCCAGCATGATCTCCTGCACGTCGCCGCCCAGCACCGCGCGGTATTCGGGCACGCTCAGCAGCTCCCACACGATCTGCGGCGCGCGTTCGAGGTCGTCCAGCGTCTCGAAGAGGGGCACCGGCAGAATGCGGAAGCCGACCTCGCGCGCCAGCAGCAGCGGCTCCAGCACGTCGGAGACGCTCTCGCTCATGCTGATGATGTACCGCCCGAAGGCGCGCGGCCCGCTGACCCGGGTGGCCGCCTGCACCTCGCGGATGGGGCCGATAGCCGCTTCCAGCTCCTCCGGCAGCGCCTCCCCGGCGGGCCACAGCGGGCGGCGGGAGCGCAGTTCGCGGGTCAGCACGTCCAGCTTGGCGTGTTCGGGGAGGTTCAGGTAATCCGGCTCCACGCCCGCCTCGGCCAGCAGCCGCGCGACCGCCGCGCCCGTCTGCGCGCTGTGTTCGCGGAGGTCCAGGCTGACGAGGTGCTGCCCGAACACCCGCGCGAACGTCAGCAGCGGCGTGAGCAGCAGGTCCGCGCTGCGGTGCTGGCCGTCGGCGTACAGGCGGGTCTTCAGGGCCTCCAGCCGGGGAACGAGGTCCACCGGCTCGCCGTCGCGGATGGCGTTGTGGAGTTCGCGCAGTTCCAGCCGGTAAGCTTCCTGCCCGTCCTCCCCCGGCTGGCCCTCCTCCTGGCTGAGGTCGGTGTAGGCCTGCCGCACCGCCGCCAGCAGCAGCTCGCGCGCCCGTTCGCGGTGCAGGGCCAGCGTCTCGCGGGTCGCTTCCGGTGTCACGAAGGGGTTGCCGTCGCGGTCCCCGCCCATCCATGAACTGAAGGAGAGGGGCAGCCTTGAGTCCGTCTCGCGCCCATACACCTGCTGGAAGGCCCGCGCGAGGTCGCGTTGCAGCTCCGGTAAGGCCTGCGCGATGGAGGCGATATAGGTCAGCCCGCCCTTCACCTCGTCCAGCACCGTGGGCTTGAGGCGGCGCAGCTCGGGCGTGCTCCACATCGCCTCGACGTGCGCGGCCACCCGCTCCAGCCCTTCGCCGTCCAGATCGGGAATGTCCCGCGCGACCTCCACCAGATGATTCCGGACGGTGCGGCGGCGCATCTCGGTCGGGTGCGCGGTGAAGGTGAGGCCCAGGTCCAGCCGGGCGAGCAGGGCCTCGGCCTCCTCGGCGCTCACGCCCTGCGCCCTGAGCTCGCTGAGGGCCTGCTCGATGCTCTGCGGGCGCACCCCGCGCGTCTGTGACAGCACCCGCACCCGCTCGTACTCCTCGGCCAGGTTCACCAGTTGGAAGTACCAGGTAAAGGCCCGCACCAGATTCTCGGCGGTCCGCTCGTCCAGGTCGGAGAGCAGGCGCCGCAGCTCCGTGTCGTCCCCCCCGGCGCGCACCTCGCGCACCAGCGCCCGCGTG
The window above is part of the Deinococcus metallilatus genome. Proteins encoded here:
- a CDS encoding inorganic diphosphatase yields the protein MSDLTRLPHRLDPAKQSCRAIIETPKGRRSKFDYDPESGLFELGGLLAEGMTFPLDFGFVPSTLGGDGDPLDVLVLTDEPTFPGCLLTVRLLGVIEAEQTEEGKTERNDRLLALAESSFLYEKVRDVEGLPGRVVEQLQQFFVNYNAAKGKQFKVLAVRGPERAAELVQEGSEALRRKQAGQ
- a CDS encoding TAXI family TRAP transporter solute-binding subunit, translated to MKRITTVLLLGTAAVALAQGTAFLTIGSGSTTGVYFPVATGMAKMINDAGGGVRANARSTGGSVFNVNALATGELDAAIAQNDIVYYAYKGTGLQAFQGKANSKLRTMAVLYPEVLHVVARKDAGINSMADLKGKRVVIGDLGSGTEQTAKQVLEAYGLNEGDLGQALRVSPAQGISLMQDKRADALFYTVGVGASAISQIAQTVDVKLVPVSGNQASALIKKYPFYVRHNIPANSYKGIGATVPSVAVQATLVTTTNVPDDTVYKAMKAIFSNEAELKALNPSLASFSYEKAVKGLPAPLHPGALKFFKEKGINVK
- a CDS encoding chloride channel protein, producing the protein MRSPLPRAVLTRLETGRLVVLSVLLGALVGGLCILLRLGLDLLLELGAQVTGYSPPGTPGEGGLLMAFGTALPWGLLALPVVGAAYAWLVPREAGDPLAQLVGGYHARGQWPGMAVQGRTLAATLLGYGSGLLVGRDAPFTLVGQLGTRLLRQATRLDAVESRTLTLAGAAAGLGAVLHAPLAAAVLIAEVLYRRFEFEFEVLMPCVLAAVTGYAVYGAAFGFMPLFSVEALPVPALAQAPAFLGVALAVTLAGWASLLACRVIPETWTSGSWRPVAGGAFGLLTAALAVWSTPAVLGDGSGWVQLGLSGFLGPEALGAGAWRWLLLALGARLAFGGGVLPSVGVGGLLGAGLGALLGVDPTVATLIGAVAFLTVTLNAPVAAALLAVAWGGDALLPAALLTAGLAHVLSGESGLLPGQARSRAASAVHAGVPLLPDGVRFVPRRAPAVPATPLHAPSPAEEGGPAPLASEQELYRRAVPPGWLGARLSVLALPPGVEVVGIVRDGAVRLPRPELRLTADDELVFLARPDAYAALEGVLRLPG
- a CDS encoding amino acid ABC transporter ATP-binding protein; protein product: MTQAGPIIVAKDVEKHFGSFQALRGVSLTVQPREVVVIIGPSGSGKSTFIRTLNALDPHDHGSITVDGIPLDGQRHLDEIRREVGMVFQSFNLFPHLTVLENITLAPTRVRKTSPAEAEQRALELLRRVGIEEQAHKYPAQLSGGQQQRVAIARALAMDPKVMLFDEPTSALDPEMIKEVLDVMKELARSGMTMLVVTHEMGFAREVADRILFFDRGQIVEDTTPEAFYNHPQHERAQAFLSKILGH
- a CDS encoding TRAP transporter permease, with protein sequence MSDPTRPVSSDPALDHSGMTEGERRALEMVEAAETGGRKLYGWQKSLVTVIAIAWCLFQMYAAQVGTIDTLLLRATHLAFAFALAYLVFPFRKTPGEPQVGVPWYDWILGTAAVGTAVYLITQYPTIANVQGGVLNNTDVWVGSAMVVLLLLAAWRTIGIAMPIVAGVFMLYALTGPRGLIRGDLGPQLQLHAGQTWPQVVGQLFANTEGIFGTAIGVSAQIVFLFVLFGSVFDKLGAGEWFMNVAQGLLGGFRGGPAKASVLSSALNGIISGSAVSNVVTGGNITIGTMKRVGYSAEKAGAIEVASSSNGQLMPPVMGAAAFIMAQNLNIEYRSLILAAAVPAFLCYAALLVVTHIEALKLGLRGLPRSELPRVRRTLLSGWYYLIPLVYLIGTLTVNPDATPERIALNTIFLMIAMMFVQEAWRASRDGRTVGRGLLDAARMLIEAFEAGARSMIGIAIATAAAGIIVGIVTITGLGFGLADIVQLVSEGFRSFLAGVAGLLPGVDATAVATFGAMLVVLLMAQLIALILGMGLPTTANYILMSALIVPIVAKIAGLDATNPAQMLPVHMFVFYFGIMADSTPPVALAAFAAAAISGGNPVATGIQAFQYELRTALLAYMMFFNPSLLLIANGRLGGLPWAEAIPMILFAFLGLVAFSAATLRFLHRRTNVFQMLLLLVASFILIIPTHILWNLAALGLIAAVYFWQKAGSRKEGPPVVPAV
- a CDS encoding alpha-amylase family glycosyl hydrolase translates to MRRLPLLAALLASLAGAQASPALPSFEGQVLYQVMPDRFADGNAANDAGVNRADPRAWHGGDLAGLTAKLPYIQKLGATAVWLTPIYRQQAANSFDTAPYHGYWPADFRDVDPHFGTLADFDGFVKAAHGAKMRVVLDQVINHYGYEAAAVKEHPAWFNGKAECDAKKNKDVDCPLAGLPDLKQSNPEVRTLLRGNADFWRQQGVDGFRYDAIKHVEAPFLKELLARDRAAGTWTLGEWYGADTGTVADWQRAGLDSLFLFSLQAAMQQSIMGGQGLGRVASVLARQDELPRPGEVALFLDNHDIPRFAQGSLFEDQAQTRTRYGLRALMTLRGVPVIWQGTEIALRGGPDPDNRRDMRFENEWTPAERQVFETARDAIAVRKASRALSVGTQKLLPTPTRLEDDLLLFTREAGGERVLVAWHNGKARKTYSVRLSALDLKADPQAVTRSLFTGQDAKLSVSGGWLHLSLPGEDAAAFEVGAR
- a CDS encoding MFS transporter, with the protein product MSVARPARLRWNPNERLGILNGWLVFLGDGFLSVSVVVAGFAARLGAPNAIIGLLPAISAGGWMLPQLLVAARVRSLPYKLPVYRSAALVRMLTYLAMVVIAATLAGQPALCLTLFVLAMLLNALASGVSGLPFLEVVSKIVPPGRRAWFFGTRNLYGGLLAFGAGLVVRWILASGLSFPLNYALIFLLGTVAYTVGYGVFGRVTEPADPPLPPGKVREEVRAIPQTLADRHFRAFLIVRLLLAAASMGDPFYAVYALRDLHYPAATLGTFVMALTGAAPLSNILWQRVAERKGSRRIIRYAAFFAGLAPLLALTVGTLHLPPGAYLLVFILSSVALQGFNLGHTNHLLNLAPADARSRYIGTLNTLVGAALFAPVLGGLLADAAGYRVVFVLSAVLFAAAWWQCGKLRRDA